In the genome of Rhodoplanes sp. Z2-YC6860, one region contains:
- a CDS encoding threonine ammonia-lyase: protein MQLAVGLAEIEDARRVIAGHVLRTPMLPAPRLSALAGTEVFVKYENLQVTNSFKERGARVKLAALTEAERKRGVIAMSAGNHAQAVAYHAALLGIAATIVMPVTTPFVKVASTRAYGACVLLDGETVSEAQARAEAEAKAQGLTWVHPYDDPFVIAGQGTIALEMLEEVPTLDTLVIPIGGGGLISGIATAAKAIKPAIEIVGVESMLYPSMWNAINGAQRVIGGATLAEGIAVKNVGSLTLPIIRSLVSDILLVDEEHIERAVNAYLTLQKAMAEGAGAAGLAAMLAEPRRFKGKRVGLVLCGGNIDPRILASIMIRELERDSRIVSFRLTIADRPGLLGQIATMLGRLGANILEVDHRRMFLDVPAKGARLDITVETRDAAHADEIFAAFEAEGFSPLRVDPGNTME, encoded by the coding sequence ATTCAGCTTGCGGTCGGGCTGGCCGAAATCGAGGACGCGCGGCGCGTGATCGCGGGCCATGTGCTGCGTACGCCCATGCTGCCGGCGCCGCGGCTGTCGGCGCTGGCCGGCACCGAGGTCTTCGTCAAATACGAAAACCTCCAGGTCACCAACTCGTTCAAGGAGCGTGGCGCGCGGGTGAAACTTGCCGCGTTGACGGAAGCCGAGCGCAAGCGCGGCGTCATCGCCATGTCGGCTGGCAATCACGCCCAGGCCGTGGCCTACCACGCGGCGCTTCTTGGGATCGCCGCGACCATCGTGATGCCGGTGACGACGCCGTTCGTGAAAGTCGCTTCCACCAGGGCTTACGGCGCCTGCGTGCTGCTCGACGGCGAGACGGTGAGCGAAGCACAGGCGCGCGCCGAGGCTGAGGCGAAGGCGCAGGGGCTGACCTGGGTGCATCCCTATGACGATCCGTTCGTCATCGCCGGCCAGGGTACGATTGCATTGGAGATGCTGGAGGAGGTGCCCACACTCGACACGCTGGTGATTCCGATCGGCGGCGGCGGGCTCATCTCCGGCATCGCGACGGCCGCCAAGGCGATCAAGCCGGCCATTGAGATCGTCGGCGTTGAATCGATGCTCTATCCGTCGATGTGGAATGCGATCAACGGCGCGCAACGCGTGATCGGCGGCGCCACCCTCGCCGAGGGCATCGCCGTGAAGAACGTGGGCTCATTGACCTTGCCGATCATCCGCAGCCTCGTGAGCGACATCCTCCTGGTCGACGAGGAGCACATCGAGCGCGCCGTGAATGCGTATCTGACGTTGCAGAAGGCCATGGCGGAGGGTGCGGGCGCCGCGGGGCTCGCTGCGATGCTCGCCGAGCCGCGGCGTTTCAAGGGCAAACGCGTCGGACTGGTGCTGTGCGGCGGCAACATAGATCCGCGGATCCTCGCCTCGATCATGATCCGCGAATTGGAGCGCGACAGCCGGATCGTATCGTTCCGCCTGACCATCGCGGACCGCCCGGGTTTGCTTGGCCAGATTGCCACCATGCTGGGACGGCTCGGCGCCAATATCTTGGAAGTCGATCACCGGCGGATGTTTCTCGACGTGCCGGCCAAGGGCGCGCGTCTCGATATTACGGTCGAGACCCGCGACGCGGCGCATGCGGACGAGATTTTCGCAGCCTTCGAGGCGGAAGGGTTTTCGCCGCTGCGCGTCGACCCCGGCAATACGATGGAGTAG